Proteins encoded within one genomic window of Chloroflexota bacterium:
- the hypA gene encoding hydrogenase maturation nickel metallochaperone HypA, whose translation MHELPITESIVEIAVRYGEEAKAKRITDLYLIIGQLATVVDESVQFYWDIISKDTLCEGARLHFERIPAQLLCMDCNITYSIESGGMTACPQCDGIRVQVTQGEEFRLDSINIETEDDLRKT comes from the coding sequence ATGCATGAGTTACCCATTACAGAGAGCATCGTTGAAATTGCTGTGCGCTATGGTGAAGAAGCGAAAGCCAAGCGTATTACCGACTTGTATTTAATTATTGGACAACTTGCCACCGTCGTCGATGAGTCAGTACAATTTTATTGGGACATCATCAGCAAGGATACTCTTTGCGAGGGCGCGCGTCTGCACTTTGAGCGCATCCCGGCTCAATTACTCTGCATGGATTGCAATATCACCTACAGTATCGAAAGTGGCGGCATGACCGCCTGCCCACAATGTGACGGCATCCGCGTCCAAGTTACCCAGGGCGAGGAGTTCCGCCTGGATAGTA
- a CDS encoding lipoate--protein ligase family protein has translation MDYYFLDLVSWQHSQVLYHAAAYLGREALFILRPNSPYVCIGFHQDAEQEIDLKFTHANNIPVFRREVGGGAVYLDGEQLFYQLVIRNEHPEIPVDKGEFYRKFLQPVVDVYRSFGVDAAYKPVNDIIANGRKVSGNGAAEIEGMTILVGNFIMNFNYEMMSKCLRVPDEKFRDKVFKTLSENLSTIRRETGSIPPAEALAAALAEAYQPLLGELQPKKLDTELLAKADELLTEMHTDEWLYANDRRRPDAKQVKIREGVYVLQKVVKLPGGLVRANAVVKDSILHDVHLSGDFFFYPANALQELEQALEGTSAKPEDLTHFIENYYEQRALVTPGIVPQQLADVFG, from the coding sequence ATGGATTACTATTTTCTCGATCTTGTTTCCTGGCAGCACAGCCAGGTGCTTTACCATGCCGCAGCTTATTTAGGACGCGAAGCCTTGTTTATCCTGCGCCCAAATTCACCGTATGTATGCATCGGTTTTCATCAGGATGCCGAGCAAGAAATTGACCTGAAATTCACCCATGCCAACAATATCCCCGTTTTTCGGCGAGAAGTCGGCGGCGGCGCGGTGTATCTTGATGGCGAACAACTTTTTTATCAACTGGTGATTCGCAATGAGCATCCCGAAATACCCGTGGATAAAGGGGAATTTTATCGTAAATTCTTACAACCCGTAGTAGATGTCTACCGCTCTTTCGGTGTAGATGCGGCCTACAAGCCGGTCAACGACATCATCGCCAATGGCCGCAAAGTTTCGGGCAATGGCGCGGCTGAAATTGAGGGCATGACGATTTTGGTGGGAAATTTCATCATGAATTTCAATTACGAAATGATGAGCAAGTGTCTGCGCGTGCCTGATGAAAAATTCCGCGATAAAGTATTCAAAACGCTCAGCGAAAATTTGAGTACGATTCGACGAGAAACCGGCTCCATCCCGCCCGCGGAGGCTTTGGCTGCCGCACTGGCCGAGGCTTACCAGCCCCTTCTGGGCGAATTGCAGCCCAAAAAACTAGATACTGAATTGCTCGCCAAAGCTGACGAGCTGCTTACCGAAATGCACACTGACGAATGGCTCTACGCCAACGACCGCCGTCGCCCGGATGCCAAGCAAGTCAAAATCCGCGAGGGCGTGTATGTGCTCCAGAAAGTCGTCAAACTGCCCGGCGGCTTGGTGCGCGCCAACGCCGTCGTCAAGGATAGCATCCTGCACGACGTGCATCTCTCCGGCGACTTCTTCTTCTATCCCGCAAATGCTTTGCAAGAACTCGAACAAGCGCTCGAAGGCACCTCGGCGAAACCCGAAGATTTAACTCACTTTATCGAAAATTATTACGAGCAGCGCGCCCTGGTCACACCCGGCATTGTGCCACAACAATTGGCAGACGTATTCGGTTAG
- a CDS encoding HyaD/HybD family hydrogenase maturation endopeptidase gives MTKRKIILGIGNTLNTDEGLGVHALDELRARLDKQDQLEILDGGTLGLNLLSIVEEASHLVVLDAVNTGKTPGTVVELKKEDIPLFRGIKMSDHQITFQEVLGLAKIRDKFPQNLHLIGAQPADLSIGVGLSPTIEAVMPEIIERTISILKTWRIIPVES, from the coding sequence ATGACAAAACGAAAAATTATCCTCGGCATTGGCAACACACTGAATACTGATGAGGGCCTGGGGGTTCATGCCCTCGACGAGTTACGCGCCCGTCTCGATAAACAGGATCAACTTGAAATTCTGGATGGCGGCACCCTAGGGTTGAATCTGCTCTCCATCGTGGAAGAAGCCAGCCATCTGGTCGTGCTGGATGCCGTCAACACAGGCAAGACTCCCGGAACGGTGGTCGAACTCAAAAAGGAAGACATTCCCCTCTTCCGCGGCATCAAAATGTCTGACCACCAGATCACTTTTCAGGAAGTCCTCGGGCTGGCAAAAATTCGCGACAAATTCCCTCAAAATTTACATCTGATCGGCGCTCAACCGGCAGACCTTTCAATTGGCGTGGGCCTTAGCCCAACCATCGAAGCAGTAATGCCGGAAATTATTGAACGCACGATTTCCATCCTAAAGACATGGCGTATTATTCCAGTTGAAAGTTGA
- a CDS encoding nickel-dependent hydrogenase large subunit, with translation MAQRIVVDPITRIEGHLRIEAELDASNNIAQAYSSGTMVRGIELILQGRDPRDAWAYTQRACGVCTTVHSFASIRSVEDALDIKIPKAANLIRNLMIAQQYVHDHVMHFYHLHALDWVDVVSALSADPAETSKIQQSISTWRNSSPGYFADVQRKVQAIVDSGQLSLFANAYWGHPAYKLPPEVNLLATAHYLEALDWQSHVTKIHTIFGGKNPHPNFVVGGVPMPIDPNSDTALNAERLSIIKDSIARMIEFVDQVYIPDLLAIAPYYLDYASLGEGLGNFLTWGEFPGTDNSDTSQFLVPRAVIMGRDLGNIIEPDPNDFNLMKEFIAHSWYDYTKGDGVGLHPWEGETKFNFTGPQPPYQHLEVEQKYSWLKAPRWNEAPMEVGPLARVLAMYANGHQQTQDLTNYVLEQLGAPLEAVFSTLGRTAARGIETKVFADAMLGYFNELIETIKAGDTDTFAGDKWEPTTWPKQSKGFGYMEAPRGALGHWIVINDQKIENYQMVVPTTWNASPRDHNGLPGAYEASLVGTPLAKPEWPLEILRTIHSFDPCMACAIHMVDAKGNDLGEVATGLNVCVS, from the coding sequence ATGGCCCAAAGAATAGTAGTAGACCCGATTACCCGTATTGAAGGCCACCTGCGCATTGAAGCCGAACTGGATGCCAGCAATAATATTGCTCAGGCCTATTCGTCCGGCACGATGGTGCGCGGCATCGAGCTTATTCTGCAAGGACGTGATCCGCGCGATGCCTGGGCCTACACCCAACGCGCTTGCGGTGTGTGTACCACGGTGCACTCGTTCGCCTCTATCCGTTCAGTGGAAGATGCCCTCGACATCAAAATTCCCAAAGCAGCCAATTTGATCCGCAATTTAATGATTGCCCAACAGTATGTGCATGACCATGTGATGCACTTCTATCACCTGCACGCCCTCGACTGGGTGGATGTCGTTTCAGCATTGAGCGCCGATCCAGCCGAGACCTCCAAGATTCAGCAATCTATTTCTACGTGGCGCAATTCATCACCGGGATATTTTGCCGATGTGCAGCGCAAGGTGCAAGCAATTGTCGATAGCGGGCAACTCTCGCTCTTCGCCAATGCCTATTGGGGACACCCGGCCTACAAGCTGCCCCCCGAGGTCAATTTGCTGGCAACCGCCCACTATCTGGAAGCCCTTGATTGGCAGTCGCACGTTACCAAGATTCACACCATCTTCGGCGGCAAGAATCCGCACCCCAACTTCGTGGTTGGCGGCGTTCCCATGCCGATTGATCCCAACAGCGACACGGCTCTCAACGCCGAGCGGCTTTCCATCATCAAGGATTCGATTGCCCGGATGATCGAATTTGTCGATCAGGTCTACATCCCCGACCTGCTGGCGATTGCGCCCTACTACCTGGATTATGCCTCTCTCGGTGAGGGGCTGGGCAATTTCTTAACCTGGGGTGAATTCCCCGGAACCGACAACAGCGACACGTCTCAATTTTTGGTACCGCGCGCCGTCATCATGGGCCGCGACCTGGGCAATATCATCGAGCCGGACCCCAACGATTTCAATCTGATGAAAGAATTTATCGCCCACTCATGGTACGACTACACCAAGGGCGACGGCGTTGGCCTGCACCCCTGGGAAGGTGAGACCAAATTTAACTTCACCGGCCCTCAGCCACCTTATCAGCACTTGGAAGTCGAACAAAAGTACTCCTGGCTCAAAGCCCCGCGCTGGAATGAAGCTCCGATGGAAGTCGGCCCCCTGGCGCGCGTCCTGGCAATGTATGCCAATGGACACCAGCAAACACAAGACCTGACCAATTATGTACTCGAACAATTGGGCGCACCACTCGAGGCGGTTTTCTCAACTCTTGGGCGCACAGCCGCCCGCGGCATTGAAACCAAAGTCTTCGCCGACGCTATGCTGGGATATTTCAACGAGCTAATTGAAACCATCAAAGCGGGCGATACCGACACCTTTGCGGGTGACAAATGGGAACCGACAACATGGCCGAAACAGTCTAAAGGCTTCGGCTACATGGAAGCCCCGCGCGGCGCTCTCGGCCACTGGATAGTGATCAACGACCAGAAGATCGAGAACTATCAAATGGTCGTCCCCACAACCTGGAACGCCTCACCGCGCGATCACAACGGGCTGCCCGGTGCCTACGAAGCTTCGCTAGTTGGCACACCGCTGGCGAAACCCGAATGGCCGCTGGAAATCTTGCGCACAATCCACTCGTTTGATCCCTGCATGGCCTGCGCCATCCACATGGTCGACGCCAAAGGTAACGATCTCGGCGAAGTGGCAACCGGTCTAAATGTATGTGTAAGCTAG
- a CDS encoding (Fe-S)-binding protein, which produces MQTQKAINTFVKETGGWVASQLEACTRCGMCAEACHFYQATGVPEYAPVWKVELLRRAYEQRFTVSGKVKLAIGIDSEISDEDLLNWSSYVYHACTVCNKCSMVCPMGIDLGTLIHDVRSGLAEAGVVPADLAAAVQKQLDEGSPLGMTDEVYADRLEWVTDDWEVDIPIDKEGAETLVVLSSIEVMKFPQNIAAVAEVLNAAGENWTLSTKAREVVNFGFYEGSHSHTTLFLKRILDQAMAMGVKRLVVTECGHAYDALRWTAYNLMEIPDSLEITHITGLLGEYVSSGRIKLNPGAFNEGKITFHDACKIQRKGGHINEPRQILNILSPNAFVEMTPNREEAICCGGGGGVIAIKDADPVRYAAFELKIDQVNKTGADTVVMSCSNCRLQFTDGKEHFNLDWKINGLTQMVADALAD; this is translated from the coding sequence ATGCAAACACAAAAAGCAATCAATACTTTTGTAAAAGAGACCGGCGGCTGGGTGGCATCCCAACTGGAAGCCTGCACCCGCTGTGGGATGTGCGCCGAAGCCTGCCATTTTTATCAGGCCACTGGCGTTCCCGAATATGCCCCCGTTTGGAAAGTTGAACTACTGCGCCGCGCTTACGAACAGCGCTTCACCGTCAGCGGGAAGGTCAAATTGGCAATCGGGATTGATTCCGAAATCAGTGATGAAGACCTGCTCAACTGGAGTTCTTACGTCTACCATGCCTGCACGGTCTGCAATAAGTGCTCGATGGTCTGCCCGATGGGGATTGACCTGGGAACATTGATTCACGATGTGCGCTCTGGCCTGGCCGAAGCTGGCGTTGTGCCTGCCGATTTGGCTGCCGCCGTGCAGAAACAACTCGATGAGGGCAGCCCACTCGGCATGACGGATGAAGTCTACGCCGACCGCCTGGAATGGGTGACGGATGACTGGGAAGTGGATATTCCCATCGATAAAGAGGGCGCCGAAACGTTGGTGGTGCTCTCCTCCATCGAAGTTATGAAATTCCCCCAGAATATTGCTGCCGTCGCCGAAGTGTTGAACGCCGCCGGTGAAAACTGGACTCTGAGCACAAAAGCCCGCGAAGTCGTCAACTTTGGCTTCTACGAAGGCAGCCACAGCCACACCACGCTCTTCCTGAAACGCATTCTCGATCAGGCAATGGCGATGGGTGTCAAACGACTGGTGGTGACCGAATGCGGCCATGCCTACGATGCCTTGCGCTGGACAGCCTACAACCTGATGGAAATTCCGGATAGCCTGGAGATTACGCACATCACCGGTTTGTTGGGCGAATACGTCAGTTCCGGGCGCATCAAACTCAACCCCGGCGCGTTCAACGAGGGCAAGATCACCTTCCATGATGCCTGCAAGATTCAGCGCAAGGGCGGCCACATCAACGAGCCGCGTCAGATTCTCAATATTCTGTCACCGAATGCCTTCGTCGAAATGACCCCCAACCGCGAAGAAGCCATTTGCTGCGGCGGCGGTGGTGGCGTAATTGCCATCAAAGATGCCGATCCTGTCCGCTACGCGGCGTTTGAACTCAAAATTGACCAAGTCAATAAAACTGGCGCTGATACCGTGGTCATGTCCTGCTCGAACTGTCGCCTGCAATTTACCGACGGCAAAGAGCATTTCAATCTGGATTGGAAAATCAACGGCCTGACACAAATGGTCGCGGATGCACTCGCAGATTAG